DNA from Arthrobacter sp. FW305-BF8:
CCGCAACAGGCCATCTGGGTGAAAGCCTTCGACGCCCTGCCGGACGGCGCAGACCTTCACCGCGCCGCCCTGGCCTACGTGTGCGACTACACCATCCTGGAGCCACTCCTGCGGGTTAACGGCCTGCACTGGTCCAGTCCTGGGCTTGCCACCGCCAGCCTCGACCACGCCATGTGGTTCCACCGTGAAGGCCGCGCCGACGAATGGGTCCTTTACGCACAGGAAGCCGTCTCCGGGCAAAGCAACAGGGGCCTCGCTACGGGCCGCTTCTTCGACCGGCAGGGAAGGCTCCTTGCCACTGTCGCGCAGGAAGGCATGATCCGACCCGGGGCTTGATTTTTCCCACTCGAATCCATCAGCTTCACCGACGCACAACTGAAAGGAACGGCCATGCGCATGACGCCATCGGCCCACGTGGACACGTTCACCCGCGACCACCTGCCGCCCGCCAACCTCTGGCCGGCGCTCGAATTCCCGCTCCCCGAGCTCCAGTACCCGGAACGGCTCAACGCCGCCGTTGCCCTCATCGACAGCGCCGTCGTTGAGCACGGTGCGGACCGGCCCGCGCTGCGGACCCCGGACGGCACCGTCTGGACCTACGCCGAACTCCAGCAGCGCGCCAACCAGGTGGCCCAGGTCCTGACCGAGGAGCACGGCGTAGTGCCTGGAAACCGCGTGCTGCTGCGCGGGCCCAACAACCCCTGGATTGTCGCTGCCTGGCTGGGCGTGCTGAAGGCAGGCGCAGTGGTGGTCACCACCATGCCCATGCTGCGTTCCACCGAGGTCGCCTCGCTGATCCGGCTCACCAAGCCCGTAGTGGCCATCTCGGACCACCGCTTCATCGCCGAGCTCGCCGCGGCAGCAGGGGAGGACGTCACCGTCCTTGCCTACGGAAGCGACGACGACGGCGACCTCACCGCGCGCTGCGCAGCCAAGAGCGGACAGTTCAACGCCGTAGATACCGCCGCCGACGACGTCGCACTCCTGGGCCCAACGTCGGGCACCACCGGCGTGCCGAAGGTGACCATGCACTTCCACCGCGACATCCTGGCCAATGCCGACACCTTTGCCCGGCACATCCTGCAACCAACCGCGGACGACGTGTTCGCCGGTTCACCGCCGCTTGCCTTCACGTTCGGATTGGGCGGGCTGGTGGTCTTCCCGCTCCGGTTCGGTGCGTCGGCGTTGCTGACCGAAAAGGCCGGCCCGGTAGAGCTGGCT
Protein-coding regions in this window:
- a CDS encoding AMP-binding protein produces the protein MRMTPSAHVDTFTRDHLPPANLWPALEFPLPELQYPERLNAAVALIDSAVVEHGADRPALRTPDGTVWTYAELQQRANQVAQVLTEEHGVVPGNRVLLRGPNNPWIVAAWLGVLKAGAVVVTTMPMLRSTEVASLIRLTKPVVAISDHRFIAELAAAAGEDVTVLAYGSDDDGDLTARCAAKSGQFNAVDTAADDVALLGPTSGTTGVPKVTMHFHRDILANADTFARHILQPTADDVFAGSPPLAFTFGLGGLVVFPLRFGASALLTEKAGPVELAEHAAAAGATVLFTAPTAYRAILKENRGDLLGGLRMAVSAGEHLSKETWEAVHDATGLRLVNGIGSTEMLHVFISAAGDDIRPGTTGRAVPGFRATILDYDGNELGPGQAGRLAVIGPTGCRYLDDERQANYVVRGWNVTGDTFTRDEDGYFTYQARSDNMIVSSGYNIGAPEVEAAIDQHPDVVENAVIGRPDPERGSIVCAFVVLRDGVTGDAEKRKDIQDFVKATIAPYKYPRDIRFVTELPRNPSGKLQHFKLRDSIANQTQELTPAGQSQA